The nucleotide sequence TAATTATTCCTCCTGGAAGCCTTCTAGAAGGAGGCGAGTCTTCCAGGCCCGAGGTGGGATGTGGGATGGATGTCAGGGGGTCTAGCGGGGCCCGGATCGATTGTGAAGGATTCTCCATCCCTCAGGTGGCTCCTTGCAGAAAGCGGGAAGCTCGAAGGTCCTTGACTGACTAAGTCTCCGGATCCTAGAGGCGGTGCCCCGGCGGAGGCGGGCTTGGAGGCGCCGGGAGGGGGCAGCCAGGGGGCCAGCTGAGGCAGGCGGGTGGGCGGGGGGCTCTATTCCCCGGCCTTAAGAGCGCGCGCTTCCCGGCTCCAGAGCCTGAGAAGGGAGTGGGAGGCGGCGCAGCAGCGGCTCGTCCCGCATCCGGCCTCCCTCAGCTGTCCCCTGGGATGGGCAGCCTAGCAGGgaagccgggggggggggggggggggggNNNNNNNNNNNNNNNNNNNNNNNNNNNNNNNNNNNNNNNNNNNNNNNNNNNNNNNNNNNNNNNNNNNNNNNNNNNNNNNNNNNNNNNNNNNNNNNNNNNNNNNNNNNNNNNNNNNNNNNNNNNNNNNNNNNNNNNNNNNNNNNNNNNNNNNNNNNNNNNNNNNNNNNNNNNNNNNNNNNNNNNNNNNNNNNNNNNNNNNNNNNNNNNNNNNNNNNNNNNNNNNNNNNNNNNNNNNNNNNNNNNNNNNNNNNNNNNNNNNNNNNNNNNNNNNNNNNNNNNNNNNNNNNNNNNNNNNNNNNNNNNNNNNNNNNNNNNNNNNNNNNNNNNNNNNNNNNNNNNNNNNNNNNNGGAAGGGGAGGGGGCGGAAGAGACTCAGGCTTAGTTCCATGATGAAATGAATGCAAGGGGTGGGGAGCACAGGCAGCTGGGTGGAGCCCTGCTACTAGCCTTTAAGAACCAGAGTCCCCGGGGACCGCCGAGCGCCCGACTCTCGCCCTCGCCGCTGCCGTCGTGGGGCATCATGGATGGGCTCCAGGAGGAGGTGGCCCTGTTGGCCACAGTCACCCTCTTCGGGGTCCTGCTCCAAGGTAGGGCTCAGACTCCAGCGCCTGCTTTAACGTCGGGCAAGAAAGCCCACGCTGGGGTCCTTGGAGCAGGAGCTAAGCTGGAGGATGCTGCGGCGGCCCTCCGAGCGCCCAGGAAGGCGGGCAGGAGAGGACCCTGTAAATCTTGGGGAAGGGCTAGGGATGAGCCTGCAGCCAGGTAAAcgggggcagggggcagctgtCTAGACAGGCCCATGGACTTTACTCTGATTCGGTTCCCCTTTTGTATAGGAAGCCCCATTGGGAGCCGCCAAGGTCTGGTGCcctggtgggggaggggagagataggATGACCCCAGAATAATTTCGAGGCAGGACCACAGACCTCCCCCGCCTAGTATTTGGCCTGGTGGTAATTTTGcgtttgttctctttctctttgcggGGCAGGTGGGTTGGCTGGTCCAAAGACCTAAGATTTCCTTGGTAGAGAGAGTTCTAGGAGGGAAAACACCAACTCAGCTGGGCCGCAGTTCTGCAGTTCTGCAATGAGACATTAGATGACTTGAACTAGGTCATACAGCCAGCCAGAGGCAGAATATGAACCCCGTGTTCCTGATTCGGTGCAGCCTTCTACCTCAGCGCCCTTAAGTGATGTCAAGGAGGGAATGTAGAAGCCGGTCACCCTAGGGAGGAGGATGCTTCTGAAGGCATCCAAAGGAGACAAATCTTCAGTTTTCCAGTGGGACTTCCTTACCCTGCGGGGGGAATCGGGAATCCTCCGAGAGCCCCAGATGGTGGATACCCCGCCCCTCAGGTGCCCCAGCCAGCGCTTGATTTGACTACATTTTGCAaaccaaatgaaaaacaaagttcTAAGTCTCCTGAGCCCATCTGTAGGATGGTGCATTTGTGTTTCTGGGCGTCATGAGGAGAGTGTTTGGAGATCCTCGGGGAGGTCCCCTCTCATGTTTGGAGGCCCTCCATCAGACCATTCCCTGACCACCTGGAGGTAGGGGATGGGAGATACAACCTCACCCCAGGAGAGCTCCTGACTGAATCCAGCAAGAATGGCTCACAGTTCTGTCACTGTGAAAGCTAGCTTTTCTTGGGGGAGCAAAAGCACTagaactcattttatagttgagaaaagttaaatgacatccttgattaaaaaaaaaaaaaaaggaccagtATAGCCAATTCTCCTCCCCACCATGCCACCAAGAGGCCTGCCAGGTCCGGAGGTAAGGAAAACTGACcgattctcttccttccctcctcagcCTATTTCTCCTGGCAGGTGATCACAGCAAGGAGGAAATTCAAGGTGTCGCCCCCCGCCACCAGTGGTCCCCCAGAATTTGAGAGAGTCTTCCGAGCTCAGTAAGGTCCCCTGATGTGTGCCCGAGGCCTCAGACAGGCTCCTCCTGCCCTGGGATCTCAGGGTCAGAGGGAAGGGGTGTCATGGAGCTATCCCACCATCCCCAGCTCCCCCCTCCCATGCCTACATGCTGAACCCCATCCTGCTGTGCCCTACTCCTCAGTACTTGGGATGGGGGAGGCTGCCCCTTCTCCCACTCCCATTTCATAGCCCCACGAGAAGGAAGACCATCAAGGGCATGCATGGGCAGAACTAGGGGTGACAGGGAGGCCGCAGGCTCTCAGCCCCTACACCCCAACGCCTGAATCCCATCCTCCTAGCCTCCCCCTTCCAAAGAGTGACGGCTTCTTCCTGAGTCTCCTTCGCTTCCCCACCACAGACCCAGATGGGGAGGGGGCCTTGGGTGGGAGCTGAAAGGGGAGCTCAGCTttgcctctcttcctccttcccatccccgTCTCCCCCACCCTACCACAGGGTAAACTGCACTGAATACTTCCCCCTGTTCCTGGCAGTCCTCTGGGTGGCTGGCATCTTCTTCCATCAAGGTATCATCATCTGGGCTATTATTAGGCCCCTGTTGGGGCTTGGGTAGAACCTGAGAACCGAGGCCCCCTGCCCTCACCCCCGGGGCTCCTGGAGCCACAGGAAGCATCCCTGGTGGCCCTGACGATGCTGCAGGTTCCTCCATCACAGTATGAGTGAGGGGTGTGCACCCCGGAtgctccccacttccctgctttCCAGGGTCCCCAAAAGCTGGTTTCTCTTTCCCTGGAAAAGGTGTGGCAGCTGCCTGCGGCCTGCTCTACCTGGGTGCCCGTTACAGATACTTCCATGGCTATGCTGTGTCGGCCCAGGGGAGGTGAGTGAGGGCTTGGGTTGGGGGGTCAGGGAAGGAGGCAGAGGTGGAAGGGTGAGATTGACCAGCACCCCCCTCGACTTCCACAGACTGGGCCCCCTGTACT is from Gracilinanus agilis isolate LMUSP501 chromosome 2, AgileGrace, whole genome shotgun sequence and encodes:
- the LTC4S gene encoding leukotriene C4 synthase, which gives rise to MDGLQEEVALLATVTLFGVLLQAYFSWQVITARRKFKVSPPATSGPPEFERVFRAQVNCTEYFPLFLAVLWVAGIFFHQGVAAACGLLYLGARYRYFHGYAVSAQGRLGPLYFGARILWLLVGLSALGLAFHFLPDSLKSLILRRLRGRL